The following are from one region of the Macaca thibetana thibetana isolate TM-01 chromosome 2, ASM2454274v1, whole genome shotgun sequence genome:
- the ARL14 gene encoding ADP-ribosylation factor-like protein 14 — translation MGLLGSKNPQTKQAQILLLGLDSAGKSTLLYKLKLAKDIITIPTIGFNVEMIELERSLSLTVWDVGGQEKMRTVWGCYCENTDGLVYVVDSTDKQRLEESRRQFEHILKNEHIKNVPVVLLANKQDMPGALTAEDITRLFKVKKLCSDRNWYVQPCCALTGDGLAQGFRKLTGFVKSHMKSRGDTLAFFKQN, via the coding sequence aTGGGTTTGCTGGGTTCTAAAAATCCCCAAACCAAACAAGCCCAAATTCTTCTTTTGGGACTTGACTCAGCTGGGAAGTctactctcctttataaattaaagcTTGCTAAGGATATTATCACCATCCCTACAATAGGTTTCAATGTGGAGATGATCGAGTTGGAAAGGAGTCTTTCGCTCACAGTCTGGGATGTTGGAGGACAGGAAAAAATGAGAACTGTTTGGGGCTGTTACTGTGAGAACACTGATGGGTTGGTGTATGTTGTGGACAGCACAGACAAACAGCGACTGGAAGAGTCTCGGAGACAGTTTGAGCACATTTTGAAGAATGAACACATTAAAAATGTGCCTGTTGTTCTATTAGCCAACAAACAAGACATGCCTGGAGCTCTGACTGCTGAGGACATCACCAGACTGTTCAAAGTGAAGAAGCTTTGCAGTGACCGGAACTGGTATGTGCAACCCTGCTGTGCCCTCACAGGGGATGGGCTGGCCCAGGGGTTCAGGAAATTAACTGGATTTGTGAAGAGCCACATGAAATCAAGAGGAGACACT